A window of Prolixibacter sp. SD074 contains these coding sequences:
- a CDS encoding glycoside hydrolase family 43 protein — protein MARLFSILFVSALLQCLNALTALAGKPVKMGDPFILNDRGTYYMYGTSDAQKGIKVYRSKNLKDWTGPVGTTGGFALVKDDVWGGKGFWAPEVYYLNNRYYMFFCAEEHIAVATSDNPLGPFVQQVKKPLISTKAIDPHLFIDNGHKYLYYVAFTNGNVIWRCELNDDLQSVKANTVQKCFGASQKWELSKKNPVARVNEGPYMLKHNSNYYLVYSANHFANPDYSIGYATSSKPTGPWTKYKGNPIVSSTDKITGPGHCGFFKDRKGKLYIVYHSHFSATQLRPRIVHINRCKFIPNPDGGPDLLKIMQPEIKVRHRKQ, from the coding sequence ATGGCGAGATTATTTAGTATCCTGTTTGTTTCAGCATTGCTGCAATGTTTAAACGCCCTTACAGCTTTGGCGGGGAAGCCTGTAAAAATGGGGGATCCGTTTATTTTAAACGACCGGGGAACCTACTATATGTACGGCACTTCAGATGCTCAGAAGGGGATAAAGGTATACCGGTCAAAAAATTTAAAGGACTGGACAGGGCCCGTAGGGACAACCGGAGGTTTTGCGCTGGTAAAAGATGACGTTTGGGGCGGGAAAGGGTTCTGGGCTCCTGAAGTATATTATTTGAATAACCGGTATTATATGTTCTTCTGCGCCGAAGAGCACATTGCTGTGGCTACAAGCGATAATCCTCTCGGGCCGTTTGTGCAGCAAGTAAAAAAGCCCCTGATTTCGACAAAAGCAATTGATCCCCATCTGTTTATCGACAATGGACATAAATATCTTTACTATGTGGCATTTACCAACGGAAACGTAATTTGGAGGTGTGAGCTGAATGATGACCTTCAATCCGTTAAAGCAAATACCGTTCAGAAATGCTTTGGGGCCTCTCAGAAATGGGAATTAAGTAAGAAGAATCCTGTTGCCAGGGTGAATGAAGGCCCCTATATGCTTAAACACAATAGTAACTACTATTTGGTTTATTCGGCCAATCATTTTGCCAACCCTGATTATAGCATCGGCTATGCAACGTCATCAAAGCCGACCGGTCCCTGGACAAAATACAAAGGAAACCCCATTGTTTCATCAACTGATAAGATAACCGGTCCCGGGCATTGTGGCTTCTTCAAAGACCGGAAGGGTAAACTGTACATTGTTTATCATTCCCATTTCAGTGCTACACAACTCCGTCCCCGTATTGTACATATTAATCGGTGTAAATTTATTCCAAACCCGGACGGAGGACCTGATCTGCTGAAAATAATGCAACCGGAAATAAAGGTTCGACATCGTAAACAGTAA